A genomic stretch from Aedes albopictus strain Foshan chromosome 2, AalbF5, whole genome shotgun sequence includes:
- the LOC109621387 gene encoding uncharacterized protein LOC109621387, with product MASTHKPQSTKPVPMEKYNILLIGETGSGKSTLVNYLTNFFLGGSPYHLKIAIPTKYYAVTESFEHSERDIEDSTKSQTIKPIEYDFKSDELQFSFIDTPGLCDTASTQNDEDHITKILAAAEEAGTLAAIMIVINGTRSRATVDLSHSLNEMKSFVPDCLLDNLMIVLTNCNRATANFELKQLKPWKILDDNVFYMNNSALSKPQELWSKDERLKQTIENEWTASMETMEQIKLRLKQIGMKVTNVFKEMRLKKNQIKSELFKILQEVEKLQNLQNDLDELKSAQQNALNDIKMYSNFTQTKTVNYVEYVDSQYYSRICSNCLKVCYEDWAYICSITGYLIPTFAYQFCNRTSNIMHCAFLPCVCDICKCSPFMHYDDTRKPIKKTKTVQEILDSVKAAYDSSVQKNEAMQNQIGGINVDMAALNAALDAHEATIRKCCQDLKNVCSQFNLVKELSGIIGVMEKAAENLKSVEARKNAHDRIRKIQLVIDELTRG from the coding sequence ATGGCATCAACACATAAACCACAATCAACCAAACCAGTTCCCATGGAGAAGTACAACATTCTTCTGATAGGAGAAACAGGATCAGGAAAGTCAACTTTGGTCAATTATCTCACAAACTTTTTTCTTGGCGGAAGTCCGTATCATCTTAAAATTGCTATCCCCACGAAGTACTACGCAGTAACAGAGAGTTTCGAACATTCTGAACGCGATATAGAAGATTCAACAAAGAGTCAAACGATAAAACCCATTGAATACGATTTCAAGAGTGATGAACTCCAGTTCAGTTTTATTGACACCCCGGGACTTTGTGATACGGCAAGCACTCAGAATGACGAAGATCACATCACGAAAATTTTGGCGGCCGCTGAAGAGGCGGGGACTTTGGCGGCCATCATGATTGTTATAAATGGCACTCGTTCTAGAGCTACTGTAGATCTATCTCATTCATTGAATGAAATGAAAAGCTTCGTGCCAGATTGTCTACTGGACAATCTGATGATTGTTCTCACGAACTGCAATCGGGCTACGGCGAATTTCGAATTGAAGCAATTGAAACCATGGAAGATCCTTGATGATAACGTGTTCTATATGAACAATTCTGCTCTAAGTAAACCACAAGAATTGTGGAGCAAAGATGAAAGATTGAAGCAAACCATTGAAAATGAATGGACTGCATCAATGGAAACAATGGAACAAATCAAATTGCGACTCAAGCAAATTGGCATGAAAGTTACCAATGTGTTCAAAGAAATGCGCCTTAAGAAGAATCAAATAAAATCTGAACTGTTTAAAATTTTGCAGGAAGtagaaaaacttcaaaatttacagaatgatttggatgagtTGAAATCAGCTCAGCAAAATGCTTTAAATGATATTAAAATGTATTCTAACTTCACTCAAACAAAAACAGTGAACTATGTGGAATATGTCGATTCTCAATACTACAGCAGGATCTGTTCaaattgtctaaaagtttgctacGAAGATTGGGCATATATCTGTTCAATTACCGGATACCTTATCCCAACATTCGCATATCAGTTTTGCAATAGGACCAGTAATATTATGCACTGTGCCTTTCTGCCATGTGTTTGCGACATTTGCAAATGTTCTCCCTTTATGCACTACGACGATACAAGAAAGCCAATTAAAAAAACCAAAACCGTTCAGGAAATTCTCGATTCGGTGAAAGCAGCTTACGACAGCAGCGTCCAGAAAAACGAAGCGATGCAGAACCAAATCGGCGGAATAAATGTCGATATGGCAGCACTGAATGCTGCTCTAGATGCCCATGAGGCTACTATTCGAAAATGTTGCCAGGATCTGAAAAATGTCTGCTCCCAGTTCAACCTGGTGAAAGAGCTAAGTGGCATAATTGGAGTAATGGAAAAGGCAGCGGAAAATCTCAAATCTGTGGAAGCCCGGAAGAACGCACATGATAGAATTCGCAAGATTCAACTAGTGATTGACGAGCTCACACGTGGTTAA